From Cognatishimia activa, one genomic window encodes:
- the phnK gene encoding phosphonate C-P lyase system protein PhnK translates to MTPLLSVKDVAKYYGANIGCTNVSFDLYPGEVMGIVGESGSGKSTLLSCLAGHTATDKGEVIFDTRVDGPKDTLKMSEPERRMLGRTDWAFVHQHARDGLRMGVSAGGNVGERLMAVGARNYGDIREEAVNWLGRVEISEDRVDDRPTTFSGGMQQRLQIARNLVTGPRLVFMDEPTGGLDVSVQARLLDLLRSLVRDLGLSAIIVTHDLAVVRLLADRLMVMKSGHVVETGLTDQVLDDPQHAYTQLLVSSVLQV, encoded by the coding sequence ATGACGCCCTTATTGTCTGTCAAAGATGTTGCCAAATACTATGGCGCGAACATTGGCTGCACGAATGTTAGCTTTGATCTCTATCCCGGCGAGGTCATGGGCATCGTCGGTGAATCCGGGTCTGGCAAATCGACGCTCTTGAGTTGCCTCGCGGGTCATACGGCGACCGATAAAGGCGAAGTGATTTTTGACACCCGCGTTGATGGCCCCAAAGACACACTGAAAATGAGCGAACCAGAGCGCCGCATGCTTGGACGCACAGATTGGGCTTTCGTGCACCAGCATGCACGCGATGGCCTGCGGATGGGTGTCAGCGCCGGGGGCAACGTCGGCGAACGCCTCATGGCTGTTGGCGCGCGCAATTACGGTGACATTCGTGAGGAAGCGGTCAATTGGCTGGGTCGCGTCGAGATTTCCGAAGATCGCGTTGATGACCGCCCGACAACATTCTCTGGCGGTATGCAGCAAAGACTGCAAATTGCGCGCAATTTGGTGACTGGCCCACGTTTGGTCTTCATGGATGAACCGACCGGTGGCTTGGATGTGTCCGTTCAGGCGCGCTTGTTGGATTTGCTGCGCAGCCTTGTGCGCGACCTCGGGTTGTCGGCGATCATCGTGACACATGATTTAGCCGTCGTTCGCCTTTTGGCAGATCGCCTGATGGTCATGAAGTCTGGTCATGTGGTCGAAACGGGCCTCACGGATCAGGTGCTGGATGATCCTCAACACGCCTATACGCAATTGCTTGTCAGCTCCGTTTTGCAGGTATGA
- a CDS encoding alpha-D-ribose 1-methylphosphonate 5-phosphate C-P-lyase PhnJ, whose protein sequence is MSDYNFAYLDEQTKRMIRRAILKGLAIPGYQVPFASREMPMPYGWGTGGVQVSAATLTPEDTFKVIDQGADDTTNAVSIRQFFEKTAGVETTTSTSEASVIQTRHRIPEEELTENQILVYQVPIPEPLRFLEPRETETRKMHALEEYGLMHVKLYEDIAKHGHIATSYAYPVKVEGRYVMDPSPIPKFDNPKMEMAGIQLFGAGREQRIYALPPYTKVVSLDFEDHPFDPSKAPHRCALCGSEHSYLDEVITDDNGGRMFVCSDTDYCEGRRAEGHTGEMTDPANEESAA, encoded by the coding sequence ATGAGCGATTACAACTTTGCTTATCTAGACGAACAGACCAAACGCATGATCCGTCGTGCGATCCTGAAGGGCTTAGCGATCCCAGGGTATCAGGTGCCTTTTGCCTCTCGCGAAATGCCGATGCCCTATGGTTGGGGCACAGGGGGAGTGCAGGTGTCTGCTGCCACACTGACGCCAGAAGACACATTCAAGGTCATCGACCAAGGTGCGGACGACACAACAAACGCAGTGTCCATTCGCCAGTTCTTTGAAAAAACCGCCGGTGTTGAAACCACAACGTCCACCTCGGAAGCCTCGGTTATTCAAACGCGCCACCGCATCCCTGAAGAGGAACTGACGGAAAATCAAATCTTGGTTTATCAGGTTCCCATTCCAGAACCACTGCGTTTCCTGGAACCGCGTGAAACCGAAACGCGGAAAATGCACGCGCTTGAGGAATATGGCCTCATGCATGTGAAACTTTATGAAGACATCGCCAAGCACGGTCATATTGCGACGAGCTATGCCTATCCGGTGAAGGTTGAGGGGCGCTATGTAATGGACCCGTCACCGATCCCTAAGTTTGATAACCCAAAGATGGAGATGGCTGGCATCCAGTTGTTTGGGGCGGGGCGCGAACAACGCATCTATGCACTGCCACCTTACACCAAGGTCGTAAGCCTCGATTTCGAAGACCACCCGTTTGATCCGTCCAAAGCCCCACATCGCTGTGCGCTTTGTGGATCGGAACACAGCTACTTGGATGAGGTCATCACCGACGACAATGGTGGCCGCATGTTTGTCTGCTCAGACACCGATTATTGCGAAGGGCGCCGTGCCGAAGGCCACACAGGCGAAATGACCGATCCAGCAAATGAGGAGAGCGCAGCATGA
- a CDS encoding HAD family hydrolase, which translates to MKAVVFDIGNVLIQWDPVLAWVEDFGSREATEDFLDQVDFYARNLRGDGGETFADMSTEIADDADRERFAEYVDRYPLTVPQKVPGTWDILFKLKANGTPIHAITNWSAETWPEGMKVHPELGQVFDVTVVSGQEKMLKPEARIYELLCERAGLSPADCIFIDDSPKNVEGARAVGMDAIHFTDADALARALSERQML; encoded by the coding sequence ATGAAGGCGGTTGTTTTTGACATCGGAAATGTGCTGATCCAATGGGATCCTGTTCTCGCCTGGGTGGAGGACTTTGGCTCCCGAGAGGCCACTGAAGATTTCCTAGATCAGGTCGATTTTTATGCGCGCAATCTGCGGGGCGACGGCGGTGAAACCTTCGCTGATATGTCCACAGAAATTGCTGACGATGCGGATCGTGAACGTTTCGCTGAATATGTCGACCGTTATCCATTGACTGTGCCGCAAAAAGTCCCGGGAACATGGGACATTCTGTTCAAGTTAAAGGCCAACGGGACGCCAATACACGCGATCACCAATTGGTCGGCAGAAACTTGGCCGGAAGGCATGAAAGTGCATCCGGAACTGGGGCAGGTTTTTGATGTAACCGTCGTGTCCGGGCAGGAGAAAATGCTCAAGCCGGAAGCGCGGATTTATGAACTTTTGTGCGAGCGAGCTGGGCTGTCACCGGCGGACTGCATTTTCATCGATGACTCACCAAAGAATGTCGAAGGCGCGCGGGCTGTTGGTATGGACGCCATTCACTTCACAGATGCAGATGCCCTTGCTCGGGCCTTGAGCGAAAGACAGATGCTATGA
- a CDS encoding carbon-phosphorus lyase complex subunit PhnI has protein sequence MYVAVKGGERAIENAHAWLAEERRGDTSIAELSIAQIREQLKLAVNRVMAEGSLYDPDLAALAIKQARGDLIEAIFLIRAYRTTLPRFGNSNPIDTAEMECERRISATYKDLPGGQVLGPTFDYTHRLLDFKLAADGEAIEAAEREAVLDTVPHVTEFLNEEGLIQDEVATDDTPPDLTREPLELPAERALRLQSLARADEGFTLGMAYSTQRGYGRTHAFVGELRIGAVAVEMDIPELGFAIDLGEITVTECETVNQFTGSKTEPPQFTRGYGLVFGQSERKSISMSLVDRALRWEELGEDNVGVPAQDAEFVLYHGDNIQATGFLEHIKLPHYVDFQSELELIRKLRREAIERAVPEAAE, from the coding sequence ATGTATGTTGCGGTCAAAGGCGGTGAACGCGCGATCGAAAATGCTCATGCCTGGCTGGCGGAGGAACGTCGCGGAGATACATCTATCGCCGAGCTTTCCATTGCCCAAATTCGCGAACAGCTAAAGTTGGCGGTCAATCGCGTGATGGCAGAAGGGTCTCTGTACGATCCTGACCTCGCGGCGCTGGCAATCAAACAAGCGCGCGGGGATCTGATCGAAGCCATCTTCTTGATCCGCGCCTACCGGACAACCTTACCGCGCTTTGGGAACTCCAACCCAATCGATACGGCAGAGATGGAATGTGAGCGTCGTATTTCGGCGACCTACAAAGATCTGCCGGGCGGGCAGGTTTTGGGGCCGACGTTTGACTACACGCACCGCCTGCTGGACTTCAAACTGGCGGCTGATGGCGAAGCCATTGAAGCGGCAGAGCGTGAGGCGGTTTTGGATACCGTCCCACATGTCACGGAGTTCCTAAACGAAGAAGGGCTGATCCAAGACGAGGTCGCGACGGACGACACGCCACCGGATTTAACCCGAGAACCGCTTGAGCTCCCAGCAGAGCGAGCATTACGTTTGCAGTCTTTGGCACGAGCGGACGAAGGTTTCACCCTGGGCATGGCCTATTCCACCCAGCGTGGGTACGGCCGCACACATGCCTTTGTTGGCGAACTTCGGATCGGTGCAGTCGCCGTGGAAATGGACATTCCAGAGCTGGGTTTCGCCATTGATCTGGGCGAGATCACAGTGACGGAATGTGAGACGGTGAACCAGTTCACCGGTTCTAAAACCGAACCACCACAGTTTACGCGCGGTTATGGTTTGGTCTTTGGTCAATCCGAACGCAAATCAATCTCTATGTCGCTGGTTGATCGTGCGCTGCGCTGGGAAGAGCTTGGCGAAGACAATGTCGGCGTGCCAGCACAGGACGCGGAATTTGTACTCTATCACGGGGATAATATCCAAGCGACCGGGTTCCTTGAGCACATCAAACTGCCGCACTATGTGGATTTCCAGTCAGAACTTGAACTGATCCGCAAACTGCGGCGGGAAGCCATCGAGCGTGCAGTGCCGGAGGCCGCAGAATGA
- the phnH gene encoding phosphonate C-P lyase system protein PhnH: MQAVELTGGFADPAPESARAFRQIMTVMAKPGTIETIQGAEPPAPLSKAAGTVLLTLCDPDTGIFLAGDLDIEPIRNWINFHIGAPLVGAAECDFAVGTWSDLAPLNQFKIGTSEYPDRSASLIVESDILENQGAVLQGPGIKDRAALSLPEVAAFQGNHALFPLGLDFYFTCGDRIAALPRTTEVR; encoded by the coding sequence ATGCAGGCTGTTGAACTCACTGGCGGTTTTGCTGATCCGGCTCCAGAGTCCGCGCGCGCCTTCCGTCAGATCATGACGGTCATGGCGAAGCCGGGCACGATTGAAACGATCCAAGGCGCGGAACCTCCGGCACCTCTGTCAAAAGCGGCCGGAACAGTTCTGCTGACGTTGTGTGACCCCGACACGGGTATTTTCCTCGCAGGCGATCTGGATATCGAACCGATCCGCAACTGGATCAACTTCCACATCGGCGCGCCTTTGGTTGGCGCTGCTGAATGCGACTTTGCTGTCGGAACTTGGAGCGATCTTGCGCCGCTTAATCAATTCAAAATCGGCACGTCAGAATACCCAGATCGCTCGGCAAGCTTGATCGTTGAAAGCGACATTCTGGAAAACCAAGGGGCTGTTCTACAAGGCCCTGGCATCAAAGACCGCGCTGCGCTTTCGCTGCCAGAAGTCGCGGCTTTTCAAGGCAATCACGCGCTCTTCCCGCTTGGTTTGGATTTCTACTTCACCTGTGGCGACCGCATCGCGGCCCTGCCACGCACGACGGAGGTGCGCTGA
- the phnG gene encoding phosphonate C-P lyase system protein PhnG yields the protein MQEIQQNERKAWLSLMATSPDGALTKLFAKETEAPKFDWLRRPEIGSVMVRGRTGGTGAPFNLGEMTVTRCSLKLASGEVGHGYVQGRRKEDAESAALIDALMQTEAAAELRTKVLTPLSTEIAEAKAKRARKAAATKVDFFTMARGED from the coding sequence ATGCAAGAGATCCAACAAAATGAGCGCAAAGCTTGGTTGAGCCTGATGGCGACGTCACCCGATGGGGCACTGACGAAGCTTTTTGCAAAGGAAACAGAAGCGCCGAAATTCGATTGGCTGCGGAGGCCAGAAATCGGCAGCGTCATGGTTCGAGGCCGTACCGGTGGCACAGGCGCGCCTTTCAATCTGGGTGAGATGACCGTCACGCGTTGCTCGTTGAAACTTGCGTCCGGCGAAGTTGGCCACGGCTACGTACAGGGCCGCCGCAAGGAAGACGCTGAAAGCGCTGCTTTGATCGACGCGCTGATGCAAACCGAGGCCGCGGCGGAACTGCGAACCAAAGTGCTGACGCCGCTGTCTACTGAAATTGCAGAAGCCAAGGCCAAGCGTGCCCGTAAAGCTGCGGCAACCAAGGTCGATTTCTTCACAATGGCGCGGGGAGAGGACTGA
- the phnF gene encoding phosphonate metabolism transcriptional regulator PhnF, whose product MSPQTRPANRRTPIWQAIANALRLDIAENRYKAGDKLPTEAVLSERFGVNRHTVRHALSALVEEGIVHTRRGAGAFVKSVPAEYPLGKRMRFHQNLRQAGRLPSKRNLSLETRPATAEEAERLQLETGDLICVKHGLSLADGQPIAISESHFPEARLPGIAQALSEETSITKAMAKVGVSDFTRASTRIRAVLADATQALRLQVREGAPLLYSTGLDVDGDGVPVEYGMTWFCGDRMTLTFEED is encoded by the coding sequence ATGAGCCCGCAAACCCGACCTGCAAACCGTAGAACGCCCATCTGGCAAGCCATCGCAAATGCCTTGCGGTTGGACATTGCCGAGAACCGCTACAAGGCCGGTGACAAGCTGCCGACTGAGGCCGTCCTGTCGGAACGATTTGGTGTAAACCGTCACACCGTCCGTCATGCATTGTCTGCCTTGGTCGAAGAAGGCATCGTTCACACAAGGCGCGGCGCAGGGGCCTTTGTGAAGTCTGTTCCAGCCGAGTACCCGCTTGGGAAACGCATGCGGTTTCACCAAAATCTGCGCCAAGCTGGCCGCCTTCCGTCCAAACGGAACCTCAGCTTGGAAACACGACCTGCAACTGCGGAAGAGGCCGAACGGCTCCAACTCGAAACAGGTGATCTGATCTGCGTCAAACACGGGTTGAGCTTGGCTGATGGTCAGCCCATCGCAATTTCCGAAAGCCACTTTCCCGAAGCCCGCCTACCGGGTATCGCCCAAGCGCTTTCCGAAGAAACCAGCATCACCAAAGCAATGGCAAAAGTTGGCGTGTCCGATTTCACGCGCGCCAGCACACGGATCAGGGCGGTTTTGGCGGACGCTACTCAGGCCTTGCGGCTGCAAGTTCGGGAAGGTGCTCCCCTGCTCTATTCCACAGGGCTTGATGTAGACGGCGATGGCGTGCCGGTTGAATACGGCATGACTTGGTTCTGCGGAGACCGTATGACGCTCACCTTCGAGGAAGATTAA
- a CDS encoding chloramphenicol acetyltransferase produces MPRLSAETPFLHEDVDLTEVTLGQFVEIGKGSRIAFSSFDDYSYCDRFADIANATIGKFSNIASYVRIGATDHPMETASLHHFLYRSSDYWDDVEHDPAFFELRKSRRALIGHDTWIGHNAMIKPEVTVGDGAIVAAGAIVTKDVAPYTIVVGSPARVMRLRQPPQIAERLVALAWWDWAHEDIRAALEDFRSLKAEAFLEKYER; encoded by the coding sequence ATGCCAAGACTGTCAGCGGAGACGCCATTTTTGCATGAGGATGTGGACCTGACCGAGGTAACGCTCGGTCAGTTCGTTGAGATCGGCAAGGGCAGCCGCATCGCCTTTTCAAGCTTTGACGACTATTCCTATTGCGACCGCTTTGCGGACATCGCGAATGCAACCATCGGCAAGTTCAGCAATATCGCGAGCTACGTTCGCATTGGCGCGACGGACCATCCAATGGAAACGGCGTCGCTCCATCATTTCCTATATCGTTCAAGCGATTACTGGGACGATGTCGAGCACGATCCAGCCTTCTTCGAACTTCGCAAATCTCGCCGTGCGCTCATTGGGCACGACACTTGGATTGGCCACAACGCGATGATCAAACCAGAGGTCACAGTGGGTGACGGGGCTATTGTGGCAGCGGGCGCGATTGTGACCAAAGATGTTGCGCCATACACGATTGTGGTCGGGTCACCAGCACGTGTGATGCGCCTTCGGCAACCGCCTCAAATCGCAGAGCGTTTGGTGGCTTTGGCATGGTGGGATTGGGCGCATGAAGATATTCGTGCGGCACTCGAAGACTTTCGGTCACTTAAGGCCGAAGCTTTCTTAGAGAAATACGAGCGTTAA
- the phnE gene encoding phosphonate ABC transporter, permease protein PhnE has protein sequence MTATDVVTANARTQTTSLLRKKRLLAFAVPSVIFVYFAYIFVAFDIAGLWAGASADNAKTLVSDMISYKTHITRDNRSGDVSYAIEGEKKGRYPEGQSPSWVTTEGDTTIIDLGDGHIVTYGPETISYDIPDYGTIYATPSRSQGVVQEYPTEEIPEWVNSSKNRMAITTDAGRLTVTRNRTEVFRYFFGWEQFFFTLDSPYHGMGIGQVISRAFSGEAAQIADDFFNNAMWRHKDVFWAIGETLLMAFLGTMGAAIVALPLAFMAAKNFAPFAAVRMAIRRLFDFFRGVDALIWTIILTRAFGLGPLTGALAILITDTGTFGKIFSEALENVDQKQIEGIRSTGAKPMQRYRFGVIPQVMPVLLSQILYFLESNTRSATVIGAITGGGIGLLLTQAIITQKDWEEVTYYIVLVVLMVIAMDWFSGWLRARLIGKKEEAH, from the coding sequence ATGACTGCTACTGACGTCGTCACCGCCAACGCGCGCACCCAAACCACTTCGCTGTTGCGCAAAAAACGTCTTCTGGCCTTTGCCGTTCCCAGCGTGATCTTTGTCTACTTTGCTTATATTTTTGTAGCCTTCGACATCGCCGGTCTTTGGGCTGGCGCGAGCGCGGATAACGCAAAAACGCTTGTCTCTGACATGATCAGCTACAAGACACACATTACCCGCGACAACCGCAGCGGCGACGTGTCTTACGCGATTGAGGGCGAGAAAAAAGGCCGCTATCCAGAAGGTCAGTCGCCGTCTTGGGTGACAACCGAAGGCGATACCACCATCATCGATCTTGGCGATGGGCACATTGTGACCTATGGCCCTGAAACGATCTCTTACGACATCCCTGATTACGGCACCATCTACGCGACCCCGTCGCGCAGCCAGGGTGTCGTTCAGGAATATCCAACCGAGGAAATTCCTGAGTGGGTCAATAGTTCGAAAAACCGGATGGCGATCACAACAGACGCAGGCCGCCTGACTGTGACCCGCAACCGAACAGAGGTCTTCCGCTACTTCTTTGGTTGGGAGCAATTCTTCTTTACGCTCGACAGCCCATATCACGGCATGGGCATTGGCCAAGTGATCTCTCGCGCATTTTCCGGCGAAGCGGCTCAGATTGCAGATGACTTTTTCAATAACGCGATGTGGCGCCATAAGGACGTGTTCTGGGCCATTGGCGAAACGCTTCTGATGGCTTTCCTCGGAACGATGGGCGCTGCGATTGTTGCGTTGCCGCTGGCCTTCATGGCGGCAAAGAACTTTGCCCCATTTGCGGCAGTTCGTATGGCGATCCGCCGGCTTTTTGACTTCTTCCGCGGTGTTGACGCCTTGATCTGGACGATCATCCTGACCCGTGCCTTTGGCCTTGGCCCTTTGACCGGCGCATTGGCGATCCTGATCACGGACACAGGCACCTTTGGTAAGATTTTCTCGGAAGCCCTAGAGAACGTCGATCAGAAACAGATCGAGGGCATTCGGTCTACCGGTGCGAAACCTATGCAGCGATATCGCTTTGGCGTGATCCCGCAGGTAATGCCAGTCTTGCTGAGTCAGATCCTCTATTTCTTGGAATCCAACACCCGCTCCGCAACCGTCATCGGTGCGATCACAGGTGGTGGTATCGGGCTTCTGCTGACGCAGGCGATCATCACGCAGAAAGACTGGGAAGAGGTCACCTATTACATTGTCCTCGTGGTTCTTATGGTTATCGCGATGGATTGGTTCTCTGGCTGGTTGCGCGCGCGCTTGATCGGCAAAAAAGAAGAGGCGCACTAG
- the phnE gene encoding phosphonate ABC transporter, permease protein PhnE: MADITSGHTQVTSIQASYMAQVQRKRLYSGLTIIVFFLMMIAGFNTAASRNGGSFWGGIDNFFDYPMDVIGEASEKAAEIPGHFVTFFPALIETLNIAAVSTLVGALAAIILSLLSTRGLARWPVLIPVFRRLSDIMRAIPEIVIALVMIFVLGGGPVPAMIAIAIHTAGALGKLFSEVNENADLKPIEGLSSVGAKWPQKMLLGVVPQVAPNWLSYALLRFEINIRASAILGFVGAGGLGYELKTAIQWGQGKYDDAAAMFILLFLTIVFFDQVSSYYRDKLVHGSRKGEN; encoded by the coding sequence ATGGCAGACATTACGTCCGGGCACACGCAGGTTACCTCAATTCAAGCCTCCTATATGGCGCAGGTTCAACGCAAGCGTCTTTATTCCGGCCTCACGATCATAGTCTTCTTCTTGATGATGATTGCCGGCTTCAACACAGCGGCGTCTCGCAACGGCGGGAGCTTCTGGGGCGGCATCGACAATTTCTTTGACTACCCAATGGACGTGATCGGTGAGGCCAGCGAAAAAGCTGCCGAGATTCCGGGCCATTTTGTGACTTTCTTTCCGGCTTTGATCGAGACCTTGAATATTGCTGCGGTTTCCACACTGGTTGGCGCACTGGCGGCGATCATTCTGTCGCTCTTGTCCACACGCGGCTTGGCACGTTGGCCGGTCCTGATCCCGGTCTTTCGACGTCTGTCTGACATCATGCGCGCGATCCCGGAAATCGTCATCGCGCTGGTGATGATCTTTGTTCTCGGCGGCGGCCCTGTGCCAGCGATGATTGCTATTGCGATCCACACGGCGGGTGCCTTAGGCAAGCTCTTTTCCGAAGTGAACGAAAACGCTGATCTGAAACCCATCGAGGGTCTCAGCTCGGTTGGGGCGAAATGGCCGCAAAAGATGTTGCTAGGTGTAGTGCCGCAGGTTGCTCCGAACTGGCTGTCCTACGCGCTATTGCGCTTTGAAATCAATATCCGCGCCTCTGCGATCCTTGGCTTCGTTGGCGCAGGCGGTCTGGGCTATGAGCTTAAGACTGCAATCCAGTGGGGTCAGGGCAAATACGACGACGCTGCCGCCATGTTTATTCTTCTCTTCCTGACAATCGTCTTCTTCGATCAGGTGTCTAGCTACTATCGCGACAAGCTGGTGCACGGCTCTCGCAAAGGGGAAAACTAA
- the phnD gene encoding phosphonate ABC transporter substrate-binding protein: MKKTIVLALAATTALSSAAMAEGITEFRIGLLGGENAQDRLNSYECLRAYTEEALGVPTKLFAPADYAGVIEGLVGGTLDMSWLGASSYAATYLRNADAVEPVLVKVNVDGSIGYHSIGFARKDAQIANLDAMQGKVFGFGDPNSTSGYLIPSIEIPQYKDGITMESGAYFGEVKFTGGHEQTIVAVNNGDIDGGVTWADGQGNWEDGYNSGALRKAVDAGLVDMNDLVQIWKSKPIPEGPIVLRKTLPTDVKAVMTELVDNMYENDPDCAYNIAAGDTLGFQPVTHATYESIIEARRLKSQ; encoded by the coding sequence ATGAAAAAGACTATCGTATTGGCTCTGGCCGCAACAACCGCACTGTCTTCCGCTGCAATGGCAGAAGGCATCACTGAATTCCGTATCGGCCTGCTGGGCGGCGAAAACGCACAGGATCGTTTGAACTCTTACGAGTGCCTGCGCGCATACACCGAAGAAGCTCTGGGCGTTCCAACAAAGCTTTTCGCGCCTGCTGACTATGCTGGTGTGATCGAAGGTCTGGTTGGCGGCACTCTGGACATGTCCTGGTTGGGCGCGTCTTCTTATGCGGCAACATACCTGCGCAACGCAGACGCAGTTGAACCAGTTCTGGTAAAAGTGAACGTTGACGGCTCTATCGGTTACCACTCCATCGGTTTTGCACGCAAAGACGCGCAAATCGCGAACCTCGACGCAATGCAGGGCAAAGTGTTCGGTTTCGGCGACCCTAACTCCACATCCGGCTACTTGATCCCATCCATCGAGATCCCTCAGTACAAAGACGGCATTACAATGGAATCTGGCGCATATTTCGGTGAAGTGAAATTCACCGGTGGCCACGAGCAGACCATCGTTGCGGTTAACAACGGCGACATCGACGGTGGCGTGACTTGGGCAGACGGCCAAGGCAACTGGGAAGACGGCTACAACTCTGGCGCGCTGCGCAAAGCCGTTGACGCAGGCCTCGTTGACATGAACGACCTCGTGCAAATCTGGAAATCCAAGCCGATCCCTGAAGGCCCAATCGTACTGCGCAAAACTCTGCCAACAGATGTTAAAGCCGTGATGACCGAACTGGTCGACAACATGTACGAAAACGACCCAGACTGCGCATATAACATCGCTGCGGGCGACACACTCGGCTTCCAGCCTGTGACCCACGCGACTTACGAATCCATCATCGAAGCGCGTCGTCTGAAGTCCCAATAA
- the phnC gene encoding phosphonate ABC transporter ATP-binding protein, protein MLTVDNLTKRFGTKAAVDCANFDVPEPMMIGIIGRSGAGKSTLLRMMNRLADATEGNIRFEGEDVTALTGAAKREWQSRCAMIFQQFNLVPRMDVVSNVLHGTLNRRSTLATMFNLYPQEDIHKAIDILDRLGIAEQAPKRAEALSGGQQQRVAIARALMQDPQIILADEPIASLDPMNAQIVMEALRRIHEEDGRMVIANLHTLDTARRYCDRVIGMRDGRIVFDGTPEQLTTGVARDIYGAGDDFSEAATSTEIQALDRSDARDRIPA, encoded by the coding sequence ATGCTCACCGTAGATAATTTGACGAAGCGTTTTGGCACGAAAGCGGCCGTGGATTGCGCGAACTTTGATGTGCCGGAGCCGATGATGATCGGTATCATCGGGCGTTCCGGTGCGGGTAAATCCACATTGCTTCGGATGATGAACCGTCTGGCAGACGCGACTGAAGGCAATATTCGGTTTGAAGGTGAAGATGTCACCGCTTTGACCGGAGCAGCCAAACGCGAATGGCAATCGCGCTGCGCAATGATCTTTCAACAGTTCAATCTGGTGCCTCGGATGGATGTTGTGTCCAATGTTCTGCATGGCACGCTGAACCGTCGCAGCACATTGGCGACGATGTTTAACTTGTATCCGCAGGAAGACATTCACAAAGCCATCGATATTCTGGACCGTCTTGGCATTGCCGAGCAGGCCCCAAAGCGTGCCGAGGCTCTGTCTGGTGGCCAGCAACAGCGCGTCGCGATTGCGCGCGCTTTGATGCAAGACCCGCAGATCATCCTGGCGGATGAGCCGATTGCCTCGCTCGACCCAATGAACGCACAGATCGTGATGGAGGCCCTGCGCCGCATTCACGAAGAAGACGGTCGCATGGTGATTGCGAACCTGCACACGCTGGATACAGCGCGTCGCTATTGTGATCGCGTCATCGGCATGCGCGATGGGCGCATCGTTTTTGATGGCACACCCGAGCAGCTGACCACCGGTGTTGCGCGCGACATCTATGGCGCAGGGGATGATTTCTCCGAAGCTGCCACATCCACAGAAATTCAAGCCTTGGACAGATCGGATGCGAGAGATCGCATTCCAGCCTGA
- a CDS encoding DUF6634 family protein: MQNTLGIYELDQLLDLMRDVAEVKASGDIGDTPLIDRWITFKWGSSYLLWGQVSDHPLGIEENVRTSPLIYIDSESGIARTRSRWYRLGTPLRSQQENTPKKALVFGPDGVEAPVEEAITSTRRLPVIILKEVQRRGDDKRIATAFELLEALTD; encoded by the coding sequence ATGCAAAACACGTTAGGAATTTATGAACTCGATCAGTTGTTGGATTTGATGAGGGATGTCGCCGAAGTAAAGGCGTCAGGTGACATAGGTGACACGCCGCTTATCGACAGATGGATCACATTCAAATGGGGCTCCAGCTACCTACTTTGGGGTCAAGTGAGCGACCATCCACTTGGGATAGAGGAGAATGTTCGAACGTCGCCATTGATTTACATAGATTCAGAAAGCGGAATCGCACGCACGAGATCTCGCTGGTACCGACTAGGAACTCCACTGCGCTCACAACAGGAAAACACACCTAAAAAGGCGTTGGTTTTTGGACCAGATGGTGTGGAAGCTCCTGTTGAGGAAGCAATCACGTCCACACGCAGACTGCCAGTGATCATTTTGAAGGAAGTTCAACGGCGTGGTGATGACAAGCGGATCGCGACGGCTTTTGAGCTCTTGGAGGCTTTAACGGATTGA